A genomic stretch from Malus domestica chromosome 15, GDT2T_hap1 includes:
- the LOC103442101 gene encoding early nodulin-like protein 15, with protein MAGFSSSKALSYSSLLVVFLLFSFSEAREFAVGGKNGSWAVPSSESQSLNKWAESTRFRVGDTLVWKYDSAKDSVLRVTKEDYTNCNASNPIEQYKDGETKLHLDQPGPYYFISGTKGHCEKGQKLVVVVMTPRKHLGISPAPSPAGEVDGPAVAPTSGATSLQGGGLLTLVALGVFTLWF; from the exons ATGGCTGGCTTTTCATCCTCAAAAGCTCTGTCATACTCCTCTCTTCTCGTGGTCTTTCTCCTCTTCAGCTTCTCGGAAGCCAGAGAGTTCGCCGTCGGCGGCAAGAATGGCTCATGGGCAGTCCCCTCCTCTGAATCCCAATCCCTCAACAAATGGGCTGAAAGCACCCGCTTTCGCGTCGGCGACACTCTTG TGTGGAAGTATGACAGCGCCAAAGACTCAGTGTTGCGAGTGACGAAAGAAGACTACACCAACTGCAATGCTTCAAATCCTATTGAGCAGTACAAGGACGGCGAGACCAAGCTCCACCTCGACCAGCCGGGGCCTTACTACTTCATCAGCGGAACCAAGGGACACTGCGAGAAAGGGCAGAAGCTGGTCGTGGTTGTTATGACTCCAAGGAAGCACCTCGGTATCTCTCCCGCTCCTTCTCCGGCTGGGGAGGTTGACGGTCCTGCTGTTGCTCCTACCAGCGGTGCTACAAGCTTGCAGGGTGGTGGTCTTCTGACTCTGGTGGCATTGGGAGTTTTTACTCTCTGGTTTTAG
- the LOC103442110 gene encoding nucleoid-associated protein At4g30620, chloroplastic-like — protein sequence MSSTSALSSRLSNFHLLTESQDHLTFREGVNSRPACPSIVSWPGIKTGRTPRSSRVYGLFGGGKKGNNERGDDAASKAGVFSMQNLYETVKQAQNVVQVEAVRVQKELAAAVFDGYCEGEIIKVTLSGNQQPVRTEITEAAMELGAEKVSELVTEAYKDAHQKSVMAMKDRMSNLAQSIGMPKALGELK from the exons ATGTCGTCGACCAGTGCTTTAAGCTCCCGGCTTTCCAACTTCCACCTCCTCACCGAATCCCAGGACCACCTCACTTTCC GTGAAGGAGTAAACTCACGTCCAGCCTGTCCTTCAATTGTTTCTTGGCCTGGTATTAAGACTGGGAGGACACCCCGTTCGTCCCGTGTGTATGGCTTATTTGGAGGAGGGAAAAAGGGTAACAATGAAAGGGGTGATGATGCAGCTTCAAAG GCAGGAGTTTTCAGTATGCAAAATCTGTATGAGACAGTTAAGCAAGCTCAAAATGTAGTACAAGTTGAAGCAGTGCGTGTGCAGAAAGAGCTTGCTGC GGCAGTGTTTGATGGTTACTGTGAAGGTGAGATTATAAAG GTAACGCTTTCTGGTAACCAGCAACCTGTACGCACTGAGATAACTGAGGCTGCTATGGAACTAGGAGCAGAA AAAGTCTCTGAATTGGTGACGGAAGCATACAAAGATGCGCATCAGAAGAGTGTCATG GCCATGAAGGATAGAATGAGCAACCTTGCCCAGAGTATAGGAATGCCAAAAGCTCTCGGTGAATTGAAATGA
- the LOC103442092 gene encoding uncharacterized protein, producing MAGDEDWRKTAETTKMSPEEVKRAGLEGAQRPPGHNPGGVLHQRRGLPLGPIIMAVTGFLIVGTIGYFSLYTLKKPEATAGDVAKVSANVATPEDTRPRK from the coding sequence ATGGCGGGGGATGAAGATTGGAGGAAAACGGCAGAGACGACGAAAATGAGTCCGGAGGAAGTGAAGAGAGCTGGACTGGAGGGAGCACAGAGGCCTCCCGGTCATAACCCCGGCGGTGTTCTTCACCAGCGACGCGGTCTCCCCCTTGGCCCTATAATCATGGCAGTTACCGGCTTCCTCATTGTCGGCACCATCGGCTACTTCTCCCTGTACACCCTTAAAAAGCCCGAAGCCACCGCCGGAGATGTTGCCAAGGTCTCCGCCAATGTTGCCACCCCCGAGGACACTCGCCCAAGGAAGTAG